A genome region from Methanofollis sp. includes the following:
- a CDS encoding thiamine pyrophosphate-dependent enzyme yields MNYQDWLRADRLPHIYCAGCGNGTVINCTLNAVNQMGWAPEDTVFVSGIGCSSRAPGYIITDSLHTTHGRAIPFATGVKLSRPDLHVVVFTGDGDLAAIGGNHFIHGCRRNIDLTVVCMNNYIYGMTGGQGSPCTPLGAVTTTTPYGCHEPPFDLASLAVAAGANYVSRWTSYHVQELTRAVKTGLETPGFSLIEAVVQCPTGYGRKNKLREAQDMIVWMRDHAVLLKKWRRMDDEGTPHPAGTFPVGEFVRRNLPAAGVPK; encoded by the coding sequence GTGAACTACCAGGACTGGCTGCGGGCCGACAGGTTGCCCCATATCTACTGCGCAGGCTGCGGGAACGGCACGGTGATCAACTGCACCCTCAATGCCGTGAACCAGATGGGCTGGGCCCCCGAGGACACCGTATTTGTCTCAGGCATCGGGTGTTCCTCCCGGGCGCCGGGATACATCATCACCGACTCACTTCACACCACGCACGGGAGGGCGATCCCCTTTGCGACAGGCGTGAAACTCAGTCGCCCTGACCTCCATGTGGTGGTCTTCACCGGCGACGGTGACCTCGCCGCCATCGGCGGCAACCACTTCATCCACGGGTGCCGGCGGAACATCGACCTGACTGTCGTCTGCATGAACAACTACATCTACGGCATGACAGGCGGGCAGGGGAGCCCGTGCACGCCCCTCGGGGCCGTCACGACGACGACGCCGTACGGCTGCCACGAACCCCCCTTCGACCTCGCCTCCCTTGCGGTGGCGGCGGGCGCGAACTATGTCTCCCGCTGGACCTCGTATCATGTGCAGGAACTGACGCGTGCGGTGAAGACAGGGCTGGAGACGCCGGGCTTCTCCCTTATCGAGGCGGTCGTCCAGTGCCCGACCGGATACGGGCGGAAGAACAAACTCCGCGAGGCGCAGGATATGATTGTCTGGATGCGCGACCACGCGGTGCTGCTGAAGAAGTGGCGGCGGATGGACGATGAGGGCACGCCCCACCCGGCCGGCACCTTCCCGGTCGGCGAGTTTGTGCGGCGGAACCTCCCTGCGGCGGGGGTGCCG